From the Natrarchaeobaculum aegyptiacum genome, one window contains:
- a CDS encoding NAD(P)/FAD-dependent oxidoreductase: MRDVCIVGGGVAGMATAIFTARAGLDTLVIDGGESILARNASLENYPGFPDGIDARRYLQLVREQASTAGATFELGHVTHVEPIDETDLEAGFVVETDGGEPLEARRLVAASWPDSEYIVPLDVGRIQRGSKHLVDVDEAGRTAVDGVYAAGRIAGEPHQAIVAAGHGAKVGLAVIHDADVNFYHDWVAPEDYFTGRDREVPPGCEEIDDDERRRRDERARETILEAFADPLEDEPTMHPSVESD, translated from the coding sequence ATGCGAGACGTCTGTATCGTCGGCGGCGGCGTCGCCGGCATGGCAACCGCGATCTTCACCGCTCGAGCGGGCCTCGACACGCTCGTCATCGATGGCGGCGAGTCGATCCTCGCGCGAAATGCCAGCCTCGAGAACTATCCGGGGTTCCCGGACGGCATCGACGCCCGGCGCTATTTGCAACTGGTTCGCGAGCAAGCCAGCACCGCCGGTGCGACGTTCGAACTCGGCCACGTGACTCACGTCGAACCGATCGACGAGACGGACCTCGAGGCCGGATTCGTCGTCGAGACCGACGGTGGCGAGCCACTCGAGGCGCGTCGACTGGTCGCGGCGTCGTGGCCCGACAGCGAGTACATCGTCCCGCTCGACGTCGGCCGCATCCAGCGCGGGAGTAAACACCTCGTGGACGTCGACGAAGCGGGACGGACGGCCGTCGACGGCGTCTACGCCGCGGGTCGCATCGCGGGCGAGCCCCACCAGGCCATCGTCGCGGCCGGTCACGGCGCGAAAGTCGGCCTCGCGGTCATCCACGACGCCGACGTCAACTTCTATCACGACTGGGTCGCTCCCGAGGACTACTTCACCGGTCGCGACCGCGAGGTCCCACCGGGGTGCGAGGAGATCGACGACGACGAGCGACGACGGCGGGACGAACGAGCGCGGGAAACGATCCTCGAGGCGTTCGCAGACCCGCTCGAGGACGAACCGACGATGCACCCGAGCGTCGAGTCGGACTGA
- a CDS encoding DUF106 domain-containing protein has protein sequence MTRTAEKVTALVREDASMVDALETIRETADENGGEVQWGDVNDDLTSGQWGRLIEKGVLVDGDEGFVIADREAFDEALDGDTDSIAADVDLDAEETKWSRWDKLAAVGSVLLMIGYWLEDVRNTVGGTIDTVLAPLDAALPFYAVILAVALLTGLYSTLLQANLMNPEVMAKYQERMKSMQEKQKDVRQRKQEAEERDAPEAEIERLENEMEEVREEQMEAMAENMGMFKEQFRPMVWIMLFTIPLFLWMYWKILGNHGAAVSGTELEMIMPIAGHVQLNQGLLGPMWAWIIWYFVCSMGFTQLLRKALNIDMTPSGT, from the coding sequence ATGACGCGTACAGCCGAGAAGGTAACCGCCCTCGTCCGCGAGGACGCCTCGATGGTCGACGCCCTCGAGACCATCCGCGAGACGGCCGACGAGAACGGCGGCGAGGTCCAGTGGGGCGACGTCAACGACGACCTCACGAGCGGGCAGTGGGGCCGACTGATCGAGAAAGGTGTGCTCGTCGACGGCGACGAGGGCTTCGTGATCGCCGATCGCGAGGCCTTCGACGAGGCCCTCGACGGTGATACCGACTCGATCGCCGCCGACGTCGACCTCGACGCCGAGGAGACCAAGTGGTCACGCTGGGACAAACTCGCCGCGGTCGGTTCCGTCCTCCTGATGATCGGCTACTGGCTCGAGGACGTCCGCAACACCGTCGGTGGCACCATCGACACGGTCCTTGCCCCGCTCGATGCCGCGTTGCCGTTTTACGCCGTGATTCTGGCCGTCGCGTTGCTCACGGGTCTGTACTCGACGCTCCTGCAGGCGAACCTGATGAACCCGGAGGTGATGGCAAAGTACCAGGAGCGGATGAAGTCGATGCAGGAGAAACAGAAAGACGTCCGCCAGCGCAAGCAGGAAGCCGAAGAACGCGACGCTCCGGAAGCCGAGATCGAACGCCTCGAGAACGAGATGGAGGAGGTTCGCGAAGAACAGATGGAGGCGATGGCCGAGAACATGGGGATGTTCAAAGAGCAGTTCCGCCCGATGGTCTGGATCATGCTCTTTACCATCCCACTGTTTCTCTGGATGTACTGGAAGATCCTCGGGAACCACGGCGCAGCCGTCTCTGGCACGGAGCTAGAGATGATCATGCCGATCGCCGGCCACGTCCAGCTCAATCAGGGACTGCTCGGACCGATGTGGGCATGGATCATCTGGTACTTCGTCTGCTCGATGGGCTTCACCCAGCTGCTCCGGAAGGCGCTCAACATCGACATGACGCCCTCGGGAACCTGA
- the cmk gene encoding (d)CMP kinase → MLLTVSGPPGSGKSTTAGLLADAFDLDHVSGGDIFRELADERGYTPLEFNKLAEENEQIDRDLDRRLREIAVDRDDLVLESRLAGWLAGEQADFRFWLDAPPSVRGKRIAEREDKDPTRATEETQAREASEAQRYEEYYSIDIRDLTIYDLSVNTARWEPDAVLDMLVTAVDEYDDAGDEGQPPVDVDYEF, encoded by the coding sequence ATGTTACTCACCGTCTCCGGCCCACCGGGAAGCGGAAAGAGCACGACCGCTGGCTTGCTCGCCGACGCCTTCGACCTCGACCACGTCAGTGGCGGTGACATCTTCAGGGAACTGGCCGACGAACGCGGCTACACCCCACTCGAGTTCAACAAGCTCGCCGAAGAGAACGAACAGATCGACCGCGACCTCGATCGGCGGCTCCGCGAAATCGCCGTCGACCGGGACGACCTCGTCCTCGAGTCACGGCTCGCAGGGTGGCTCGCCGGCGAACAGGCCGACTTCCGGTTCTGGCTCGACGCGCCGCCGTCGGTCCGTGGCAAGCGAATCGCCGAACGCGAGGACAAAGATCCGACGCGGGCGACCGAGGAGACCCAGGCCCGCGAGGCGAGCGAAGCCCAGCGCTACGAAGAGTACTACAGCATCGACATCCGCGATCTGACCATCTACGACCTCTCGGTCAACACCGCCCGGTGGGAGCCCGACGCCGTCCTCGACATGCTCGTCACCGCCGTCGACGAGTACGACGACGCAGGTGACGAGGGGCAGCCTCCCGTGGACGTCGACTACGAGTTCTGA
- a CDS encoding RNA-guided pseudouridylation complex pseudouridine synthase subunit Cbf5, whose product MTLRGPPDDRSPAELLAFGVVNLDKPPGPSSHQVSGWLRDAVADALETRADDDHEGVIQSGFDRAAHAGTLDPKVTGCLPVMLGDATRLAPVFLEGSKEYVAVLECHGTVPADADSVVAEFEGPIYQKPPRKSAVSRRLRVREIYDLEVLDRGERQLLLRIRCESGTYVRKLCHDLGLALGTGGHMGHLRRTETAPFDDTDLYSAYDFLDALAYWVEDDDSDLLYDVVDPAERILEDLPQLVIAESAAREVANGAPVYAPGVLEADDGLEQGALVTCLTPAGAAVCLGRLVGDPATDEGTVVDLERVLV is encoded by the coding sequence ATGACTCTCCGTGGCCCACCCGACGACCGTTCGCCCGCCGAGTTGCTCGCCTTCGGCGTCGTCAACCTCGACAAACCACCCGGCCCCTCCTCTCATCAGGTCAGCGGCTGGCTCCGCGACGCCGTCGCAGACGCTCTCGAGACGCGCGCGGACGACGACCACGAGGGCGTGATCCAGAGCGGATTCGACCGCGCCGCCCACGCCGGCACCCTCGATCCGAAGGTCACCGGCTGCCTCCCGGTCATGCTCGGCGACGCGACCCGGCTCGCACCGGTGTTCCTCGAGGGCTCGAAAGAGTACGTCGCCGTGCTCGAGTGCCACGGCACCGTCCCGGCCGATGCCGACTCGGTCGTCGCCGAGTTCGAGGGGCCCATCTACCAGAAGCCCCCGCGCAAGAGCGCCGTCTCCCGCCGTCTCCGGGTCCGAGAGATCTACGACCTCGAGGTGCTCGACCGCGGCGAGCGACAACTGCTCCTGCGAATCCGCTGTGAGAGCGGCACCTACGTCCGAAAGCTCTGTCACGACCTCGGGCTGGCACTCGGCACCGGCGGGCACATGGGCCACCTCCGGCGTACCGAGACCGCGCCGTTCGACGACACCGACCTCTACAGCGCCTACGACTTTCTGGACGCCCTCGCCTACTGGGTCGAAGACGACGATTCCGACCTCCTGTACGACGTCGTCGATCCCGCAGAGCGCATTCTCGAGGACCTGCCACAGCTCGTGATCGCCGAATCGGCCGCCCGAGAGGTCGCAAACGGCGCCCCGGTGTACGCGCCGGGCGTGCTCGAGGCCGACGACGGACTCGAGCAGGGCGCGCTCGTCACCTGTCTCACACCTGCGGGAGCCGCGGTCTGTCTCGGCCGACTCGTCGGTGATCCCGCAACCGACGAAGGAACTGTCGTCGACCTCGAGCGCGTCCTCGTGTGA
- a CDS encoding type IV pilin produces MLDGKQISKKLVGSEDERAVSPVIGVILMVAITVILAAVIAAFVLDLGGSVGEEPQAGVSVESIGDGNVSVSLTSMGNSDGVAVVASNGSVINDNTSSPEPAMLNRTGASTIVDETEAVNVVAYIGEDVEADNPDSLDEAEADATIASIN; encoded by the coding sequence ATGCTCGATGGAAAGCAAATCTCAAAGAAGTTAGTCGGATCGGAGGACGAACGAGCTGTCAGTCCAGTTATTGGCGTAATCCTGATGGTTGCAATCACGGTCATTCTCGCGGCTGTGATTGCGGCTTTCGTACTCGACCTCGGCGGGAGCGTTGGTGAAGAACCGCAGGCAGGCGTAAGCGTTGAATCCATCGGTGACGGTAACGTCAGCGTGTCCCTGACGTCAATGGGGAACTCAGATGGCGTCGCTGTTGTTGCTAGCAACGGATCCGTCATTAACGACAATACCTCCAGCCCTGAGCCAGCTATGTTGAACCGGACAGGTGCAAGCACGATTGTAGATGAAACCGAAGCTGTGAATGTTGTCGCCTACATCGGCGAAGACGTTGAAGCTGACAACCCAGACAGTCTTGACGAAGCGGAGGCAGATGCTACGATCGCTAGCATCAACTAA
- a CDS encoding type IV pilin, protein MLDGKQISKKLIGSEDERAVSPVIGVILMVAITVILAAVIAAFVLDLGGSVGEEAQAGVNVESLEGDNYSVSVTSMGNSDGVAIVNSSGGVEHTYNLEQGELNNATAGGSEEFAHIQNTGGQVIVNTGDGDATNVVAYIGTDVEDGDDNLDAAESTATIRSIG, encoded by the coding sequence ATGCTCGATGGAAAACAAATTTCAAAGAAGTTAATCGGATCAGAGGACGAACGGGCAGTCAGCCCAGTCATTGGTGTCATCCTGATGGTCGCAATCACAGTCATTCTCGCGGCTGTGATCGCGGCCTTCGTGCTCGACCTCGGTGGGAGCGTCGGTGAAGAGGCACAGGCAGGTGTGAACGTTGAATCGCTTGAAGGAGATAACTACAGTGTCTCTGTAACGTCGATGGGGAACTCCGACGGTGTCGCTATCGTCAATTCCTCTGGCGGAGTTGAACACACGTATAACTTGGAACAAGGCGAGCTAAATAATGCAACTGCTGGTGGCTCTGAAGAATTTGCCCACATTCAGAATACCGGCGGACAAGTGATTGTCAACACTGGTGATGGTGATGCGACTAACGTCGTTGCATACATCGGTACTGATGTTGAGGACGGTGACGACAATCTAGACGCAGCGGAGTCCACCGCGACGATTCGCAGTATCGGGTAA
- the coaBC gene encoding bifunctional phosphopantothenoylcysteine decarboxylase/phosphopantothenate--cysteine ligase CoaBC gives MLEGVNVALGVSGSIAAVKTVELAHELRRQGASVRGVMTASARGIIHPWALEFATEHDVVTEITGRVEHVELCGYDGWADVFLIAPATANTVGKIAGAVDDTPVTTCATTALGAGTPVVIAPAMHEPMYDHPGVLEAIGTVEGWGVEFVDPRIEEGKAKIASEEAIVCDVARAAGDRPLEGDHVVVTSGATSESIDPVRVLTNRSSGRMGRAVARACYARGADVTLVHDGPEVPYAAVEPVESAAEMLEATRDACADGGDHGSADVLVSAAAIGDYTVEGSPEKIRSGQQLTLELEPTPKLIDEIREDHPGLPIVGFKAETSGDDAAMIEEARATLERADLSFVVANDASVMGDERTRALLVHAADAAQYEGTKAGLAAEIAESIVAVRGA, from the coding sequence ATGCTCGAGGGAGTCAACGTCGCGCTCGGGGTGAGTGGTTCGATCGCGGCCGTGAAGACGGTCGAACTGGCCCACGAGTTGCGTCGGCAGGGGGCGTCGGTTCGTGGCGTGATGACGGCGAGCGCACGGGGGATCATCCACCCGTGGGCACTCGAGTTCGCCACCGAACACGACGTCGTCACAGAGATTACGGGTCGCGTCGAGCACGTCGAGCTGTGCGGGTACGACGGCTGGGCCGACGTCTTCCTGATCGCGCCGGCGACGGCGAACACGGTCGGGAAGATCGCGGGTGCGGTCGACGACACGCCGGTGACGACCTGCGCGACGACCGCACTCGGGGCCGGTACGCCGGTGGTGATCGCCCCCGCGATGCACGAACCGATGTACGACCACCCGGGCGTACTCGAGGCCATCGGGACCGTCGAGGGGTGGGGCGTCGAGTTCGTCGATCCCCGAATCGAAGAGGGGAAAGCCAAGATCGCGAGCGAGGAGGCGATCGTCTGTGACGTCGCTCGCGCGGCTGGTGACCGGCCGCTCGAGGGCGACCACGTCGTGGTTACGAGCGGGGCGACGAGCGAGTCGATCGACCCCGTGCGCGTGTTGACGAACCGGTCGTCGGGGCGGATGGGACGGGCCGTGGCTCGCGCCTGCTACGCTCGTGGAGCGGACGTCACGCTCGTCCACGACGGTCCCGAGGTTCCATACGCGGCGGTCGAACCGGTCGAGAGCGCGGCGGAGATGCTCGAGGCGACGCGGGACGCCTGCGCCGACGGCGGGGACCACGGCTCTGCGGACGTGCTCGTCTCGGCCGCTGCGATCGGCGACTACACGGTCGAGGGGAGTCCGGAGAAGATTCGATCCGGGCAGCAGTTGACCCTCGAGCTCGAGCCGACGCCGAAGCTCATCGACGAGATTCGCGAGGATCACCCCGGCCTGCCGATCGTCGGGTTCAAAGCCGAGACCTCGGGAGACGACGCGGCGATGATCGAGGAGGCAAGAGCGACGCTCGAGCGGGCGGATCTCTCGTTCGTGGTGGCCAACGACGCGAGTGTGATGGGCGACGAACGAACGCGCGCACTGCTGGTCCACGCGGCCGACGCAGCCCAGTACGAGGGGACGAAGGCAGGGCTGGCGGCGGAGATCGCCGAGTCGATCGTGGCGGTCCGCGGGGCCTAA
- a CDS encoding DUF7344 domain-containing protein codes for MATQQHADPVDSAPSEEPPELTKGETFEVLRNQRRRYVLHYLKRDDRPVELGDLAQQVAAWEYETTLDGVTSAQRKRVYTTLQQTHLPKMDEAGILRFDSDRGIVEATDRTKDLSIYLEIVPGHEFAWRELYLSLGAVSCALIAAIWLEIYPLTMLSELTWAAIIAVTFTVTATAHIYHERHMRLGHSELPPELNYGSDD; via the coding sequence ATGGCGACCCAACAACACGCCGACCCCGTCGACAGCGCTCCGAGCGAGGAACCGCCGGAGCTAACGAAAGGGGAAACGTTCGAGGTGCTCCGGAATCAGCGACGGCGGTACGTCCTTCACTACCTGAAACGGGACGATCGCCCGGTCGAACTCGGTGATCTGGCACAGCAGGTCGCCGCCTGGGAGTACGAGACGACTCTCGACGGCGTGACCTCGGCCCAGCGCAAGCGCGTCTACACGACGCTCCAGCAGACACACCTGCCGAAGATGGACGAGGCGGGAATCCTCCGGTTCGACTCCGATCGGGGGATCGTCGAGGCGACCGACCGGACCAAGGACCTGAGTATTTACCTCGAGATCGTTCCGGGTCACGAGTTCGCCTGGCGGGAGCTGTACCTCTCGCTGGGTGCGGTCAGTTGCGCGTTGATCGCAGCGATCTGGCTGGAGATCTACCCGCTGACGATGCTGTCGGAGTTGACGTGGGCCGCGATCATCGCGGTGACGTTCACGGTGACGGCGACAGCCCACATCTACCACGAGCGTCACATGCGACTCGGCCACAGCGAGTTGCCGCCGGAGCTGAATTACGGCTCGGACGACTGA
- a CDS encoding ATP-binding protein, translating to MSEDRQREILVGETDDGSDLHLPVVELLTGRGFVTGKSGSGKSNTASVIAEELLEAGFPLLIVDTDGEYYGLKEEYEMLHAGADEECDIQIGPEHAEQMATLALEENVPIILDVSGYLDEEVADELLRETARQLFVKEKKLKKPFLLVVEEVHEYIPEGGGGGETGKLLIKIGKRGRKHGLGILGISQRPADVKKDFITQANWLVWHRLTWDNDTKVVGRIIDTEYSELVSELNDGQAFVQTDWNEVDVRKIQFRRKRTFDAGATPGLDDFERPELKSVSDALVGDLQDISERKEREENRIIELENELEKKEKRIETLEDELENARDISNAAKQMADALSNPSMVQTQLPEGGGEETRRLHEEIVELERECEVLEDDLEAREQELAEAEEDVETLEALLESRAETIDQLRTENERLRRRVSELEREQSPTDEATETGSESPEPAEGGPEPIVQADGDEIEFGYVSIDDGAGPAEIIVANERREFVELLETVGIAGDVRAASERSRCSFETASQIVAELTREGPLGTATLAPRVERSPVAVQSLLSELCSESVLEREEGRRYVLAETVRSKLTLVEGRR from the coding sequence GTGAGTGAGGACCGTCAACGGGAGATCCTCGTCGGCGAGACGGACGACGGGTCGGACCTTCACCTCCCGGTGGTCGAACTTCTGACTGGTCGTGGTTTCGTCACTGGCAAGTCCGGATCGGGCAAGTCGAACACGGCCTCGGTGATCGCAGAAGAACTGCTCGAGGCCGGCTTTCCCCTGTTGATCGTCGACACAGACGGCGAGTACTACGGCCTCAAAGAGGAATACGAGATGCTCCACGCGGGTGCCGACGAGGAGTGTGACATCCAGATCGGCCCCGAGCACGCAGAACAGATGGCGACGCTCGCACTCGAGGAGAACGTTCCGATCATCCTCGACGTCTCGGGCTATCTGGACGAGGAGGTCGCCGACGAATTGCTTCGGGAGACGGCCAGACAGCTGTTCGTCAAGGAGAAGAAGCTCAAGAAGCCGTTCTTGCTGGTCGTCGAGGAGGTACACGAGTACATTCCCGAGGGCGGCGGTGGCGGCGAGACCGGCAAACTGCTGATCAAGATCGGCAAGCGCGGCCGCAAGCACGGCCTCGGAATTCTGGGGATCAGCCAGCGCCCTGCCGACGTCAAGAAGGACTTCATCACGCAGGCGAACTGGCTCGTCTGGCACCGGCTGACCTGGGACAACGACACCAAGGTCGTCGGCCGGATCATCGACACCGAGTACTCCGAACTCGTCTCCGAACTGAACGACGGGCAGGCGTTCGTCCAGACCGACTGGAACGAAGTCGACGTCCGCAAGATCCAGTTTCGCCGCAAGCGCACCTTCGACGCCGGTGCGACCCCTGGACTGGACGATTTCGAGCGTCCCGAACTGAAGTCGGTCTCCGACGCCCTCGTCGGTGATCTTCAGGACATCTCCGAGCGGAAAGAACGCGAGGAAAACCGGATCATCGAACTCGAGAACGAACTCGAGAAGAAAGAAAAACGGATCGAGACCCTCGAGGACGAACTCGAGAACGCGCGAGACATCTCGAATGCGGCCAAGCAGATGGCCGACGCACTCTCGAACCCGTCGATGGTCCAGACGCAGTTGCCCGAGGGAGGCGGCGAGGAGACCCGGCGGCTCCACGAGGAGATCGTCGAACTCGAGCGGGAGTGTGAGGTGCTCGAAGACGATCTCGAGGCTCGTGAACAGGAACTCGCGGAGGCCGAAGAGGACGTCGAGACGCTCGAGGCGCTGCTGGAGTCCCGTGCGGAGACGATCGACCAGTTGCGTACGGAGAACGAGCGGCTTCGACGGCGGGTGAGCGAACTCGAGCGGGAGCAGTCCCCGACCGACGAGGCGACCGAGACCGGATCGGAGTCACCCGAGCCAGCAGAGGGGGGGCCAGAGCCGATCGTGCAGGCAGATGGCGACGAGATCGAGTTCGGCTACGTCTCGATCGACGACGGTGCCGGTCCGGCGGAGATCATCGTCGCCAACGAGCGCCGGGAGTTCGTCGAGTTGCTGGAGACGGTCGGCATCGCCGGAGACGTTCGGGCGGCGAGCGAACGGTCACGGTGTTCGTTCGAGACGGCGAGTCAGATCGTCGCGGAACTCACCCGCGAGGGGCCACTCGGGACCGCGACGCTCGCACCGCGGGTCGAGCGCTCGCCGGTGGCAGTCCAGAGTCTCCTCTCGGAGCTGTGCAGCGAGTCGGTACTCGAGCGCGAGGAGGGCCGTCGGTACGTCCTCGCAGAGACCGTCCGGTCGAAGCTGACGCTGGTCGAGGGGCGGCGCTGA
- a CDS encoding alkaline phosphatase family protein, protein MVASSDEDGMRVLVVGLDAGCRPVLEPLFESGVTPTLRRVFEMGTSGPLDSQIPPWTASAWPSLYTGKNPGKHGVYDFLSFDGYDWDVVNASHVRARPVWELLDEHGYSSVVVNVPVTHPPGEFDGALIPGMTAPEDPPCHPPGILEDVKLACNGYRLYPQSGDEPARSIEAYERTIECRGRAFRYLCRRMDPDFGFLQFQQTDSVFHERPGDREAIEAVYGAVDDELERTLEAVDPETILVVSDHGIGPVSGPEFRVNQFLRERGDVAVRSGGEGMPNWTASWESDLLDGEDAGSSDGSPVQTAMQLAARVGITTQRVAGVLDRVGLKEPIGRRVPNALVRAASEQVDFPDSRAYVRSKSELGVRINLEGREPDGVVPPEEYDSVREEVIEALSGVTTTDGEPMFEAVEPRETCFEGPHLEAAPDVVTVPREFDTAISASLGEELFVEPMESWNHKPVGVVAAAGAGIDEGESVSSPERRASIFDVAPTICSLFDVPIDAAMDGEPLSVVEGTSAVEYPSYEVEPVTATDDGVVEDRLSDLGYL, encoded by the coding sequence ATGGTAGCTTCGTCCGACGAAGACGGTATGCGCGTACTCGTCGTCGGGCTCGACGCGGGGTGTCGTCCCGTCCTCGAGCCACTGTTCGAGTCGGGAGTGACGCCCACGCTCCGCCGGGTCTTCGAGATGGGGACGAGTGGCCCTCTCGACTCTCAGATTCCGCCGTGGACGGCGAGTGCGTGGCCGTCGCTGTACACGGGGAAGAACCCCGGCAAGCACGGGGTGTACGACTTTCTCAGCTTCGACGGCTACGACTGGGACGTGGTGAACGCGAGCCACGTCAGGGCCCGCCCAGTCTGGGAACTTCTCGACGAGCACGGCTACTCGAGTGTGGTCGTGAACGTCCCAGTTACCCATCCGCCGGGGGAGTTCGACGGGGCGTTGATCCCGGGAATGACCGCACCCGAGGACCCGCCGTGTCACCCGCCGGGGATCCTCGAGGACGTCAAACTCGCGTGTAACGGCTACCGGCTCTATCCTCAGAGCGGCGACGAGCCAGCCCGTTCGATCGAGGCCTACGAGCGGACGATCGAGTGTCGCGGCCGGGCCTTTCGCTATCTCTGCCGTCGGATGGATCCCGACTTCGGCTTCTTGCAGTTCCAGCAGACAGACAGTGTCTTTCACGAGCGGCCCGGTGACCGCGAGGCCATCGAGGCAGTCTACGGCGCGGTCGACGACGAACTCGAGCGGACGCTCGAGGCGGTCGATCCGGAGACGATCCTCGTCGTCAGCGATCACGGTATCGGTCCCGTTTCGGGGCCCGAGTTCCGGGTCAACCAGTTCCTCCGCGAGCGGGGTGACGTCGCCGTCCGGAGCGGCGGTGAGGGGATGCCAAACTGGACGGCCTCGTGGGAGTCGGACTTGCTCGACGGGGAGGACGCCGGTTCCTCGGACGGGTCGCCGGTCCAGACGGCGATGCAACTCGCGGCACGGGTCGGAATCACGACCCAGCGCGTTGCCGGTGTGCTCGACCGCGTCGGATTGAAAGAGCCTATCGGTCGTCGGGTTCCGAACGCGTTGGTCAGGGCGGCGAGCGAACAGGTCGACTTCCCCGATTCGCGGGCGTACGTCCGGTCGAAGAGCGAACTCGGCGTCCGGATCAATCTCGAGGGTCGCGAACCCGACGGGGTCGTCCCGCCCGAGGAGTACGATTCCGTCCGCGAAGAGGTGATCGAGGCCCTCTCGGGGGTGACAACGACCGACGGCGAGCCGATGTTCGAGGCCGTCGAACCGCGGGAGACCTGCTTCGAGGGCCCACACCTCGAGGCGGCACCGGACGTGGTGACGGTTCCGCGGGAGTTCGACACGGCGATCTCCGCGTCGCTGGGCGAGGAGCTGTTCGTCGAGCCGATGGAGTCGTGGAACCACAAGCCGGTCGGGGTCGTCGCGGCTGCCGGGGCTGGAATCGACGAGGGCGAGTCCGTCTCGTCACCGGAGCGGCGGGCCTCGATCTTCGACGTCGCCCCGACGATCTGTTCGCTCTTCGACGTCCCGATCGATGCGGCGATGGACGGTGAGCCACTGTCGGTCGTCGAGGGGACGTCAGCCGTGGAGTACCCCTCCTACGAGGTCGAGCCCGTCACGGCGACAGACGACGGCGTCGTCGAAGACCGACTCTCCGATCTTGGCTACCTATGA
- a CDS encoding lipid II:glycine glycyltransferase FemX: protein MSLELRRFNPRTDAEEWNRYVERSPGTNPFFRTEALRLQAEETETRPHLLASFKGQEAVGLFPVFEYTKGPVTGAFSPAPRSWTPYLGPAVLNVDKLKQRKADRRVKQFLEDCIEWIDEELEPVYAKFVAAEFDDVRPFVWNEYEVRPGYTYVVDLDCGEEELLNRFSSDARSNVRNADEDAYTIEEGSGADVERIVEQVSQRYEAQNRSFHMSGRFARRAYDLLPDGAIRPYVCRIDGSFVGGILVVESDSTRYRWQGGVRPDDAGIDVDLPINDLLDWHVMRDGIDAGIDRYDMVGAGVPSINRYKAKFNPRLETHYEITDGAFGLDIVVDQYRKRR, encoded by the coding sequence ATGAGTCTCGAACTGAGGCGGTTCAACCCACGGACCGACGCCGAGGAGTGGAATCGATACGTCGAGCGGTCTCCGGGGACCAACCCGTTTTTCAGGACCGAGGCGCTCCGACTGCAGGCCGAAGAGACCGAGACCAGACCCCACCTGCTCGCCAGTTTCAAAGGGCAGGAGGCCGTCGGCCTCTTTCCGGTCTTCGAGTACACGAAGGGGCCCGTAACGGGTGCGTTCTCGCCAGCGCCGAGGTCGTGGACGCCCTACCTCGGCCCGGCAGTGCTCAACGTGGACAAGCTCAAGCAGCGGAAAGCGGATCGGCGGGTCAAGCAGTTCCTCGAGGACTGCATCGAGTGGATCGACGAGGAACTCGAGCCGGTGTACGCGAAGTTCGTCGCGGCGGAGTTCGACGACGTTCGTCCGTTCGTCTGGAACGAGTACGAGGTCCGTCCCGGCTACACGTACGTCGTCGACCTGGACTGTGGCGAAGAAGAACTATTGAATCGGTTCAGCAGTGACGCCCGGAGTAACGTCCGAAACGCAGACGAGGATGCGTACACGATCGAGGAGGGGTCTGGGGCGGACGTCGAACGGATCGTCGAGCAGGTCTCACAGCGGTACGAGGCCCAGAACCGGTCGTTCCACATGAGCGGTCGGTTCGCGAGGCGGGCCTACGACCTGCTTCCCGACGGTGCGATCCGGCCGTACGTCTGCCGGATCGACGGCTCGTTCGTCGGCGGCATCCTCGTCGTCGAGTCCGACAGCACCCGCTACCGGTGGCAAGGCGGTGTCAGGCCCGACGACGCGGGGATCGACGTCGACCTGCCGATCAACGACCTGCTGGACTGGCACGTCATGCGCGACGGCATCGACGCCGGCATCGACCGCTACGACATGGTCGGTGCCGGCGTGCCGAGCATCAATCGCTACAAGGCGAAGTTCAACCCGCGACTCGAGACCCACTACGAGATCACCGACGGGGCGTTCGGTCTCGACATCGTGGTCGATCAGTACCGGAAGCGACGGTAG